Sequence from the Thermocoleostomius sinensis A174 genome:
AGCAAATCTATCTGTTTGTCAACGATCGCATTGTGGAAGTAGCCCCCTATTGTGCTGGTTTAAAAATGCTGTTCACCAGTCTTTACGTAGGGCTAATCATGCTGTATTGGACGGGTGTTTGGCGATCACAAGTCAAATCAACTATTTTTATAGCTGGGATTGTTTTAATAAGCGTCGCAGCCAACATCATTCGCAATACTCTGCTGACGTACCTACATGGAACCAAACGGAATGTACTGTTTCATTGGTTACATGACAGTTGGGGCGGCGATCTTTATTCAGCCGCAATGTTGTTTTTTTTAATTCTCGTACTGAGATGTATTGAATTCTGGAATTTGGAGTCATCAGAGATAGAATCCTTTGGTATTGAACTAGAACAAGAGGGTAGTGAAGCATCGGGAGAACTGTTATAAAGACGATCGGAGTTTATTATCCTCAGTCGTCTGACTATGGACTTGCCCCCTTTTGTTCTAGCGTCGGCCTCTCCGGCACGGCAACGGTTGCTACATGCGGCTGGCATCAAACCGATTGTCTGTCCCAGTGATTTTGATGAGTCGCAGGTCAAAATTAATGATCCGAACACCTTGGTACAAATTTTGGCTCATGGCAAAGCTGAAACCGTCGCTCCTCGCTTTCGTGAAGCTCTTATTTTGGGTTGCGATTCGGTGTTGGTGTTGAACAATCAAATCTATGGCAAACCTGCCAATGCCACAGAAGCTATCCGGCGGTGGCAGCAAATGCGCGGCCAAGTCGGCGATTTGTACACCGGACATGTGCTAATTGATCAAATACAACACACGGTGCTGATGCGCTGTCAAATTACGCAGGTTCATTTCGGCTGGGTCAGCGATCGCCAAATTGCGGCGTATGTTGCCACTGGTGAGCCGCTAGTCTGTGCAGGCAGTTTTGCCCTAGAAGGTCGAGGTGGATTATTTGTCGAGAAGTTAGAGGGGTGTCATACCAATGTGATTGGTCTGAGCCTACCTTTGCTGCGGCAAATGCTGGATGAGTTGGGCTACGATGTCACAAGCGTTTGGTAGCATTAAATTCAAATGTTACTTGTGACTGTTACTTGTTCGCATTTGTCTTTCAAAGTCGTCAAACTTGGTTTAACCCCGTTAATCAGTTCTGGTTTACAAACCATAAATTTAGGCAAAGAAACTTAGCTAAATAAATTTTCTTAACTCTGCTCTCCGCTTAGGTTATGTCCAGGTTAATCTAGGGTTTATGCAGTAGAAATCGCATAATTTAATGAATGCGATCGAGTTTGAAATCGGCATACAGCGTTCACCCCTCAAGCAATGAGTCGTTCCTTCTACTCTACAAATCTGTCAATTTAAGGTCGAAAATTGCAACGCCAAAAACTGATTGCTTTGTCTTAGAAAGCTGGCTGCCGAAGCACTTGCATTGTTAGCAGTTAGGAATTGCTGTAATGAGTTACTGCAACAGTTTCGTTGTACTTTTTTCTGACGCAAACGTTTGACAAAGAGGTGAAAGCCATTATGAGTGAAAAAGGCTTTTCTGGCTCACGAAATGTGGCGATCGTGGGACCCTATCTAAGTGGTAAAACAACCTTGCTAGAGAGTATTTTATCGGTGACTGGAGCCATCTCTCGCAAAGGCAGGGTCGTAGATGGGAATACCGTGGGTGATGCATCTCCGGAAGCCCGCGATCGCCAGATGACAGTGGAAGTGAATGCCGCTAGTACCGAGTACGGCGGCATTTGTTTTACATTTCTCGACTGTCCAGGGTCGGTGGAATTTGCGCAAGAAACCTACAATGCCCTAGTTGGTGTTGATGCAGCGGTAATTGTGTGTGAACCGGATGCCGATCGGGTGCTGACCTTGACGCCCCTGTTTCAATTTCTAGATGACTGGGAAATTCCCCATCTGATTTTTATCAACAAGATGGATCGCACGCGGGCCCAGTTTGCAGAGATTTTGCAAGCGCTGAAAACTATCTCCAGTCGTCCGCTCGTTCCCCATCAATACCCCATTTGGCAAGGCGAGACGCTAACAGGCTTTATCGATCTGATTACGGAACAAGCCTATCAATATCATCCGGGTGCGCCGGCCGACCCCATTCCTCTGCCTGAATCCTTAAGAGAGCAAGAACACGCTGCACGTGCAGAAATGTTGGAAACGTTGGCAGATTTTGATGATCATCTTCTAGAGGAACTGCTAGAAGATATTGAGCCACCCCAGGAAGAAATTCTGCAAGATTTGAAGAAAGATTTAGGAGCCGATTTAATCGTTCCGGTGCTGATTGGCATTGCCGAGCAAGATTATGGAGTGCGCCCCTTGTTGGAGGCGTTGGTGCGAGAAGCGCCCGAACCCAGTGTCACGGTCGATCGACGCGGCATTTTGTCGGATAGCGCTACGCCTGTGGCTCAAGTCCTGAAAACCTATTGCACTCAGCAGGGCGGCAAGCTCTCCTTGGTGCGGGTGTGGCAAGGAACCTTAACCGATGGGACAGTACTGAATGGGGTGCGGACAGGCGGAATTTATCAGCTATCGGGACAACAGCAGCAAAGCTTAACCGAAGCCAAAGCGGGGGCGATCGTCGCGCTGGCTCGTATGGAGGGTATCAAAACCGGAGAAACCTTGAGTTCCGATCAGCAATTAGCTGACTCGCTACCCAAAGCGGAATCGTTAACGCCCGTGTATGCGCTGGCCATTACGCCAGAGAAGCGCAGCGATGAGGTGAAGTTGAGCAGTGCTCTGGGCAAACTAGTCGAAGAAGATCCGTCCCTGGTTTGGGAGCAGCACGGTGATACCCATGAAGTGATTTTGTGGGGACAAGGCGAAATTCATATTCAGGTGGCGCTTGATCGCCTGCGTCGCAAGTATGGCTTGCCGATGTCTACTCACTTGCCGCAAGTCCCCTACAAGGAAACCATTCGCCGCACGGCCAGCAATATTCACGGTCGCTACAAGCGGCAAAGTGGTGGTCACGGGCAGTTTGGCGATGTCTATATTGACATCAAACCACAGCCACGGGGGGCAGGCTTCAGCTTCAGCGAAACAATTGTTGGTGGTGTGGTGCCCAAGCAATACATTCCAGGGGTAGAAACTGGGGTGCGCGAGTATTTAGCGCACGGGCCCTTGGGCTTCCCCGTAGTGGATGTGGCCGTCACCCTGATTAACGGCTCCTATCATACGGTTGATAGCTCTGAGCAAGCCTTTAAGCAGGCGGCTCGCTTGGCTATGCAAGAAGGTATGAGCAAGTGCGAACCCAGCTTGCTGGAACCCGTGCTAGCAGTCACCATTTCCGTTCCGACTGACTTTACCTCGGGCGTGCTGCGGCTTGTTACTGGACGGCGGGGACAAGTATTGGGCTATGAAGCGAAACCTCACTGGAACGGGTGGGATGATGTGCAAGCTTATTTGCCGCAAGCCGAAATGCAAGACCTGATTGTGGAATTACGATCGCTGACCTTTGGCGTTGGCACGTTCCGATGGCAATTCGATCATCTGCAAGAAGTGCCTGATAAAGTAGCTGAGCGACTTCTAGCGACGATCGGAACTGGCAACGGCAACGGGCACAGCTAATCTGGACAAGACGAAGAATAGGAGTGGATGGGTGGATGAGCCAACCTCTACCCCATTCACTCAAACTCCTTCCCCCCGATTGGAAACTTTTACCGACCCAAATTCGTCTACTGTCTTGCCCTGATTTTGTCTAAATGGTGTGCATGGCATTCCCGGTCGGTAGAAGTCTTCAGAGCGGAAAATACATCCTGGACCAGGAGTTGGGACAGGGTGGGTTTGGTGTGACTTACACGGCAACTCATCAGGCGTTGGGTCAGGTGGTGGTGATTAAAACCATGAACTCCGCCCTGCGTTATGACCCCAAATTTCCCAATTTTCAGCGCCAGTTTCAAGACGAAGCGCGGAGATTAGCC
This genomic interval carries:
- a CDS encoding Maf family protein; protein product: MDLPPFVLASASPARQRLLHAAGIKPIVCPSDFDESQVKINDPNTLVQILAHGKAETVAPRFREALILGCDSVLVLNNQIYGKPANATEAIRRWQQMRGQVGDLYTGHVLIDQIQHTVLMRCQITQVHFGWVSDRQIAAYVATGEPLVCAGSFALEGRGGLFVEKLEGCHTNVIGLSLPLLRQMLDELGYDVTSVW
- a CDS encoding elongation factor G, whose translation is MSEKGFSGSRNVAIVGPYLSGKTTLLESILSVTGAISRKGRVVDGNTVGDASPEARDRQMTVEVNAASTEYGGICFTFLDCPGSVEFAQETYNALVGVDAAVIVCEPDADRVLTLTPLFQFLDDWEIPHLIFINKMDRTRAQFAEILQALKTISSRPLVPHQYPIWQGETLTGFIDLITEQAYQYHPGAPADPIPLPESLREQEHAARAEMLETLADFDDHLLEELLEDIEPPQEEILQDLKKDLGADLIVPVLIGIAEQDYGVRPLLEALVREAPEPSVTVDRRGILSDSATPVAQVLKTYCTQQGGKLSLVRVWQGTLTDGTVLNGVRTGGIYQLSGQQQQSLTEAKAGAIVALARMEGIKTGETLSSDQQLADSLPKAESLTPVYALAITPEKRSDEVKLSSALGKLVEEDPSLVWEQHGDTHEVILWGQGEIHIQVALDRLRRKYGLPMSTHLPQVPYKETIRRTASNIHGRYKRQSGGHGQFGDVYIDIKPQPRGAGFSFSETIVGGVVPKQYIPGVETGVREYLAHGPLGFPVVDVAVTLINGSYHTVDSSEQAFKQAARLAMQEGMSKCEPSLLEPVLAVTISVPTDFTSGVLRLVTGRRGQVLGYEAKPHWNGWDDVQAYLPQAEMQDLIVELRSLTFGVGTFRWQFDHLQEVPDKVAERLLATIGTGNGNGHS